The genomic interval AGTAAGTGTTAGGCTGCATGATGAGGTTATAGGCACACAACCGTGACTTAAGAGTTTGATGTTGAATTCAGGGAGGTCCATCTAATCTGTTGGCATCCATAGAGTGCACAGGGCTAATCCATGCACAGCAATGAATCATGGATCAAACCTGTCAGTATATGTGGGAAGAACAGCAGCCACCACGTTCATAAGATCTGGGAATCAATGCCTCAGTGTGCAATGCAACTCACCTCATGCTTTAAAGCTGTCAGGTGTACCATTGTAAATTTAATTCACTTGTGTCACGTGGcaaaattttattttgaacATCTTTTCTGAGGATAAAAGTTAATCAGTCCTAAAACATCACAAAATCTAATAGTAAATTATAATCTGGTTGACTCTATTGAGAAAAAATCTAttgctgcactgtaaaaataaatgcagcatgaagtaaaaaacaactttgtttcgcaagtcaatttaacatactattttaagttttgacctgtgaatagttgacataacttataaaaaagttaaaattgtttaactgaattttaaaattgaaagtagcataaaatatatgttgatttgcattttttttttacagtggaatCAAGGTTATTTAAGGTAGGCCTACCCCTTACAAACATCACTTGTTTGTggattttattaaaatgtaaatggagTGAGTGAGGTTGTTAAAAATAATACAGAATGACAGTTTTAACTGTTACGTTTAGTGTTCGTGTTTAACCACCAGTAAAACTAATCAATTATAGGAAATGTTAGGCGCTTAATAGACTAAATAATTATTGACCGTGCATGAACGGGTGCAACTGCGGAAACAAGTTAGGCCTAAATAGGCCACCGaaattacatatatttaaaaataactttgttGTCGGTTCTTGTATGTGAAATCAAATTTCTGTACATCCACTGTTATGAGCAAATCACTATTTGATAACATACATTATAGTATGTTATCAAGTAGTGCGACACATGATATGTGCGAGGCTGCGTGACGCGGCCTTTAAACTTGTTAACAACATAAGGATGTGGTTACTTCAAACTGACCAAAATACTGTATGGTCTGatattaaatgcaaaatataatcCAGCAAATATTTAACCTTCGTCTGACCCTATATTTGAACACAAGAGCTCATGATACGAAATAAAATAATCCCCGTATTAAACTCTTATTATAAAGAGAATTATCAGAACTTATCTGCTGTTTAATCGTCTGTCTGGCTTTGAGAACTTTTTgtgaattattaatattaatacttAAGCATAATTATTCAAGTAATTTAAAGGAGCTGTATGTATCTACGAGTCAGCAATTGAGAAATGCTCGGGGGAAATACACactttgaaaaatgtaaacatgcaagtcaaaaatattttactgtatttatGTTACATGTAGTTGtttgtaaaagttacttttaaaactttttaaacaaCTACATGCAACATAAGTTGTCGTATAAAGTGTAGGCTACATAATTTGAATATTAGATTTTCATCATTTATAGTTAATAGGATGCTATAATGAGGACTGGTGTATATTACATTGATTTGTAAAATTAGGcctgtattttaaaaatgtaatttacagACAGTAATTTACTATTTGTTAGTAAGCGCTTCTGAATTTCCATTTTTctccattttttaaatacatacattcagTTCACATTTTAAGGATTTGTGTGTTAAATGTAAGCTAATTAAATTACAATAATCACACATATTGCTACGGGTGAATtgcccatttaaaaaaataaaccataTCTAGTCGGGTAactttttgtaaaaacaaatttattcaTTTAGGAATAGGATGGTAACCGTaagtttaaataaaactttccgTCCCACATAATGGGTTAACCTGATACTGCAATAACATTACAGAAATGAAtattcacaaaacaaaagaagaacATTTCAACAAAACGTACAGTGGTTCACAAGCTTTAAAACAACTtactataaataaaacaaactttGCGCTTGCGACCAGCACAGTCTTTCATTTGAATAAAACCTAGTTCATAAACGAAGAACAAAAGACTACACAGATTTTGGACACAGCCAACAAAACTGACATTCTAAAAATAAGTGTAAACATTTATGAGTGAACGTACTCTCCTGCcacttttctttcattttttttgtttttgaaatacGGCCTCATCACGAAGCCACGTGCCTTTTCTTTATAGAGACAAACTCTGACGGCAAACAAGTCAGAAGTCCAATAATCTTCTACAGACGTTTGATTGCGTTACAGCTTATGATAAAAAGCTCCTTTGCAATACAATTCATTTAGTTGGGCGCAACACTCAAAATGAAGTCCCCGATATGTCGTCATAAAATTCTTTAAAACGGACAGCTCGTTGAGATTAAAAATAgtttctttttttgtaaaaacaaaattgAACTTCGATTCTCTTTTTTGCaaatcaaaatgttcaagtaTCCGAAGTACTTAGTCTTTTTTTTAGAGTCTTTCAAATGTGGGTTAGGGGTAGTGTTCCGTTCACCCCAGTCCCTGCGCTCTGATAGTGCGGATGAACGCTGTGTAACCGACTGGTCTGTAGAGCGGAGTGCTCGGCGCTTTCTCCTCCGGGAGGCAGGTACATGCTTATCATATCCCTCAGGTCTCCCAAACAAGCACGCTGAGAGTGAGAGGTTATGGCCGGAGGTGGAGAGCTGGGTTCCGTCTTGCACACCGATGCCATGGAGCCCAAACCCATTGCGCTGGAGGtttgctgtgtgtatgctggTGACATGCTGTATGTGGAAGCTGCGTTCATGTAAGTTTGGGCAGAGGACATCATAGGGTACTGAAGTCCCGCCATGTCGTACCGGTGCATCTGCTGAATCTGAGGGCTGTTCATGCTGGGATGTTGTTGGTAGGCCAGCTGGTCCTGCATGAGGGAGTACGCACTGTTCGTCCATCCGTTCATGTGCGTGTAGTCCATCCGCTGGCCCACGGAGACGCCGCTGTTGACAGCGTTGGCACCTGGCGCCAATAGTCCTCCAGGCAAGGAATATTTGTCTTTCTTCAACAGGGTCTTGGTCTTCCTGCGGGGACGGTATTTGTAATCCGGGTGCTCCTTCATGTGCATGGCTCGTAACCGCTTGGCCTCGTCAATGAAAGGTCTCTTCTCCGCATCAGTCAAAAGTTTCCAGTCGGCACCGAGACGCTTGCTGATTTCGGAGTTGTGCATTTTAGGATTCTCTTGTGCCATCTTCCTCCGCTGTCCGCGAGACCACACCATGAAAGCATTCATAGGCCGCTTCACCCGGTCCTGGTCATTGGCACTGCTGTTTTTGCCGCCCGCCGCCGTGTTGGACTGCGGAAGGGGACTTTTGATCTCGGTTTCCATCATGTTATACATTTAAACGACTTAAAAGCGGTGACAAGCACCTGCAATAAAAAAGCGTCAAGAAACCTGAAGTAGCCGGTGGTCAGTCAAAAAGTTGCTCAAAGAGTGCTCAAAAGTCTGGTTGAGTGAAAGTCACTAAGCTCTTTCAGATTGCTCCACAACAGTCCCGAGTGTTTTGCTCTGCTCTGCCACGGAACTCTGCAAACTTGTGTGCTAAGCTCAGCTGTTAATAGAGGCTCGGCCATGTGATTTGGATTGACAGCATAACAATGAGCTCAGCTCCGACCAATCAGAGAGCGCCTCACGCTACCATTCAAGAAGCGCGCTGCCAATGTACGACTATGTTTCGGGATGCACTTTTAGTGGAATAAAATACTGGTAACCACTTTGCACTTTTACAAAAGTAATCACTTTGCAAATACTGTCTTAACACCGTCGTTTTCTACTGGAAAATGTTACTGTTATCCCACTTTTGCCGTCGGTGAAAAACCTGTccaatgtttaaaacagctaCAGAAATATTTTGAATTAAAATTTTGTAAATTACCTAAATTTACTGTAAACTCGATAACGCTGCACAGCCAAAGAGACATAACTGAAATATAACTTAAAAACTGTAAACATctatacttaaaaaaatgaatgttatTTTTGTATTCCACTAAAAACAATGCATGTTATTTTCCGTTTTTTCTATCATTTAAGAAAGATACAGGTgaaaatgttatattatatGTTTTTACAAAGGTTGAATACATACGTTAAAATAGCCTACTGTAAACGTGCTGAAGCTGAGGCTATTATGGTTAATTCATATTAAATGCTTACCTTTTCATTTTTATCTTTTTGTTTGTATGAGTTTGCATTACATTACATTGTTTACGCACTAATGTATGACTTAAACATTTAAGgcattacattatttttaattagattttaatataatatacagcCAAATGATTGCTGCGGGAATTCAAGCACTGACACTGATTAAAGTATTTATACTTTACCAACAAAAAGGGCAAATGACAGCTCTTAACTTTCACTTACGCTTTTATTTTCAGTAGAGTAAATTGTGATTTCATTTATAGGCTGTTAAGTTGAATTAATTTATAAGTTTTGTGTGACTTAAAATGCCATTATAAAAGCAAAAAAGCTTTGCCTTTTATAATAGTTAACTGAATTTTGCGTTTGAATGttacttttaatgtttttgcgAATTGCTCACGAACGACGTCGTccacagtaaaaaaataataatacattatcGCCCCCATGTGGATCAGATTTGTATGGTCTGAAGCAGAGATAGGCTACGtcttaaacacattttttttaagcgcTGTGATCGCATGTATACTTACTATTACTGATTTGAACAACATTATAGGTCTAGTTTGGAGCACCAATGTTAATtgcttaatttttaaataaacacttattgtCAAAAGCTGCAATCATTCCACTTATTATTATGCCCTTGCAAATCACTCAAGTCATACAAATTAAATCTGTTAAGGTTGGGACAGGTTTTCTGTCTCCCGGGGAGAACTTACACCTTCAAATGGTCATTATTAGCACATTGTCCATCGAGACTACTGTCATTTAACACATTCAACGCCATGGAGACTGAACGATTAAAGTATTGAATATTCACCAGTGGCTGTTAACACCACACACTAACGACTCATCTATTTAGAGCAGTTTTAGCATGTGTGACCGATTTGTAAAACATGTACACCAACACGTCTGCGTTATTTACTTACAAGAGGGTGTCGATGCTACTCAGGCAGATGTTTACCAATGCAGCGTAATGCATGAATATTCATCATATAAAttcatggtttaaaaaaattggcGACTTCGAGGATGCCCATgaataaatttgttttttattaaacatatgttcgtttaatatttttatatattagtttgtaatatttatttgctTAAATAGTTTTTGTTTCTACAGTAGATTGTAGTAACTacattgttatttattattactttAGTTAATTATTACTACATACAAAGCCTAATATTTTACTTATCGCGGTGAATATAATCGATAACGAGGAATTGAAATATTGTTACAATCCCTGTCTTCTTTTCCGCCGTATTAAAGTAGATCTGTAAAAGCATCATTAGTCACTTTCTATTAATATGAATGCACAATCCGTTATGACAAAAGTTCTCATTAGAGACTTATTCCACGAAACCGGTGATTTATCCGAGTGGTTTCAGGAACATATCCTCTTGTAATCTGCTTATGGAAATGTAAGAGACTGCGGGAAAAGGAAAACTCCCAGTTACCCGGAGCTCGGTAATGAGGGCTTCTGTTCTCCAAATTTCCCAATTAACGTAAGCTAAAGGCCGAGGACCACCAGGAAAGCCTGCCAGTGTTCAACATCATTGAGCTTTGAGCCCCAGGCTTTCGAAAATCACTCACGTGTATGATGGCAGAGCAGTGAATTTTCTATTAGTGTAGTAGGTAATAAGCAAAGTCTGTTCAAATGACCTGAATGGATCCAAACCGTCATTTAGATAAAACAATTAAAGGTCATTGTGTGTTGTTTAAATTAATATCCGACGTAAATTATCGTTCGAAATTTCATGGTatgcaaaacactgaaattacTCAACCTTTTCAGTAAAACACgataaaaaatgtcaaattcaAGCTAACGGCTGTTTAATGTCATTGCCATTTTTATTAGCTAACCGTTTTAAACAACTTGTTTTTTCGAGTACAGAAATATCTTACGTGActttctatattttttttattatcatgcaAAGTGTTGTTTTCAGATTGTGGTAGCTTTTCGCATATAATTAGGCTAACGGAATCTAGCAAATTaaaatattagtaaatgttagcaaatgcataaacaacaacaaactgtCACAGCGCCTATACAATTTAGGTCAACTTGATTTAGCCAAATCACACGACACACCGATTTTCAATcactattttaaaaataaacttgtttCATACCGAATGGAAAACACATGTTATGACTTTATAAAATCCTTCTGATTAGATGAGAACAATACAGTtacattttaagacatttaatttaaatgaattcAAACTGCATAACACTTTAAGCGAACGTATCTCTTAGTTAAATCAACAGCCAAACAATCCTAAAATAATAAAACGCTTTTATGTTATCTTTACCCCTGGTATTTGAGATCAAATACAGTACATGTGCCATTGCCTTAAATTGTGCTTAACCTCGTAAGCGTGAGAATTAATAACTTTTGTTTCAACTCACTGGCTGCGGATAAGGGCAGAGTTAACAGACTGGTTTTTCAATTGCAGCCACAATGAAGACCGTCTCATTGGGATTTGCATGATTTTTAACCCAATATGCAAATGAAGATGCAATTTCAGCACGGTCTGTTATTCCTATTGTGTTTAACTGAATGCTTGCGTATCTTCTGTGGTTTTGacactgataaaataatatTCACTGGTCAATTTAAAGAAAAGAAGAGGTTAGAGTCTGACCTTCTTTTAGATGTCACTGCGACCTATATCGGAATGATGTCCTATTTTTACTTGAAAGTCCTCTCTTTATTAAAATAAGGTAGTAATGATCTGTAAAATATACAGCTATATAAAATTTAGATATAAAATAGCACACTTCTTACGTTTATTGGGTAAGTTTTGCCTGTGCTTTACATAATGCGTTTTAGCCACCAATTCTGCACAAATCCAAATcgtatattataaaatatacaagtTAAAATGCGGAGAGTTAATCTTTACAAccttacataatatttacaacATTTTATCAAGCGAAAACAACATCGTTTAGAAAGCTTAAGAACTATTAATTTGTTATTTGAATGACAATTACGGAGTATCAAATGAAGAGCAATAATAGTAGGCTTCTGCAGTTTAAAGCCACTAATTTATCGAAAGTGTCAGACAATGTTCACAAATGATTACTTAGCCTATCTGCCATCTAAATCGTCTAAAATTACATGCTtgtcaaaagaaaaaaaatactacacTGAAGGGCACAATAATCTCAACCCCATATCCACATTTTGACATACAACCAGGTTTTACCATCTGGCACTGTAATTTAGAGTTTCGCTAAATACCGGATTGTGTTTGTTTCTTTATCAATAAAGTGTTCATTCCGATACAGACAGTTGCCTCAAAGAAAGATACAGGAATGCAAGGTGAACTCTATTGAAAGTTATAGAGCATTTGTCTTCCATTGTTGTTTAATTTTGTCATCAAACTATAAGCACAGTCCAAGAAAAGATCACTTTTACCTGTAAAAGAAATCATAGTTAATTCCAAAAAAGTATATACCTATCATGCACTGGCCTGGATATAAACACAACACAGATTTATCTGTCACAGAATTGCAACAAGCTTAAATAAACAACTTAAATACACAACAaccttctattttattttaaaccttAAAcctaaattgttttatttatgtctGTTGAACCTCAGTCTGCATCTATAAGAAGAATGCAGAACATGGCCACCTATGCTCATCCAAATATTTACACAATAATACAGAGGTGTACTGactttttatatttaacttGTTCAATACTgatgacattttaatatttatttaaaatgtacaacAACATTTTTGACTGTGTTAAAAAGAACATGAGTAAAAAAGAGATGTGTGTTGCATGGCAGAAGAATAAAGGAATGTTTCAGGAGCCCTTTACCCCAGTCAGTGATGAATAGGACTTCTGATCTAATGCAGCATTAGGCTAATGTGCACACATCATCCGGAGGGGCATTAAGACATGCAGCTATTTGCTCCTcaatgacaacatttttctacAATATCTTTAACTTTCAGGAGGAATTTTTTTGagaaacattaataaaaacacatttggtaCATGATGCGTTAAATGAAAATAGTTTTAACTACATTTATCCCTATCAAATGAAGGCTAATTTCAATTAAACTGCTAATTTAATTAAGCAGAAAATTActataaatatagttttgatTAAATCAATGAGCAAATTCTAATAGCACAAGCAATTGTCTTTGAATGTAAGAGGTGTTATTAGCTGCAGCTAAATGTATCTGTTAAGGAAAATGAAGAGGTTTATAACATCTTTAGGGTAAATGGCTCTCAGACTACACAAACACCTGGGAGTTATGTCTATAGccaaattatttatatatttaaatggtATCCTggtaaattatattatatgaaTTTAAAATACACAAATGTTGTCTTATAAGCTTTTCGAAGCAGATCAGAATTGTCATGACTGAAATGCCATCATTGGCTGAAAGGCTAATTACAGCCCCCATTATTTCCCATGTATCTTTTGAATCATTTCCATGTACTACAGTTTCCCCAAAACAATAGaaactttcactttttttgtTTAGCACAGAATGCTGAGTTGTCTGATTTTGCTTTTTACCAAATGTGGCAAGCAGATGGCTTTTGTTTTAAAGATAATTAAGATCCCACTAATCTGGtgccttttaaaatgaaacagtCGCTTCGTCAGTCCTTCATTAGCTAAGATAATATTGTGAAAAAGCACAATTAATTTGCAGGGTATATCTCTAATTCATTAAATACTCCCAATTTTGTAATATGATTAATGCCACAAAGTTGTTATCTTTAAATTATTCTAAAATTAATATGTAGTGATAAAACTTTATGCATTATTAGCAAGAGCTGAGGTTTTGGCTGTGCCAAAAGCCTGGAGAACTAATTATGGAGGGTAATTTATTAAATCTGGGGGAAGAAACAAACAACTATAAATTGATATATTAATCATGTGCTTCATTACGTTAATCTGAGAGCGATTTTGGGTGAAAATGACAAATCTCTGTTGAGCAGCCAGAACTTGATAATGGAGATACTGGTCATAAATTAAGTCCACATAAAGGTCTCATTAAAAGAAGCATAATTTAATTAAGAGTTAGCCATCGCCCTCTATATGCATTAATTACCTTGAGTATGATAAGATGAGTTTTGGGACTACTGATGATTTCATTATGGCCAGTGTTGCTGCTAACTGTGGCAGAGACCTGCTGTTGTTGACAGGATAATGGATTGGGTGTCTGAGGATGAAGCTGTTCACCTTGGCTAAGAGAACAGAGAGGAGAAACAGAGGACTATACTGGACCATCATACTGTAGCTGGACATCACCACTATACAAATGCTTTGTCCATATTTCTTATTTCCCCCCACATGATAAATGTCTGAGTATTTTCCATAAAAACTCTGTGGCGTGTTTAATATGGTTTCAACATCTCTATTTTAAATTGGGGTTTTGGTGATATATTTCTCCCATTTGTCGAAAcccatttaaaacattttaattcagaattaaaaacatttaggaagaaataaagagtttggttccaaagcgAGATAACgctgttttttgtttacatttttcagaAATAAAGACCTGACATTACATATTCTCTTGGCCAGACTTACTTGGTTATCTCTATTTGGTCTGTGCAGTACATGCAATATCTAACATTATGCTAAATGACGCATATAAAAGTCCTCCAAAAGCAAATatactgctctctctctctctctctctctctctctctctctctctctctctctctctctctctctctctctctctctctctctctctctctctctctctccctctctctctctctcctgagGTGAAAAGGGTGCAGTAG from Misgurnus anguillicaudatus chromosome 16, ASM2758022v2, whole genome shotgun sequence carries:
- the sox3 gene encoding transcription factor Sox-3, coding for MYNMMETEIKSPLPQSNTAAGGKNSSANDQDRVKRPMNAFMVWSRGQRRKMAQENPKMHNSEISKRLGADWKLLTDAEKRPFIDEAKRLRAMHMKEHPDYKYRPRRKTKTLLKKDKYSLPGGLLAPGANAVNSGVSVGQRMDYTHMNGWTNSAYSLMQDQLAYQQHPSMNSPQIQQMHRYDMAGLQYPMMSSAQTYMNAASTYSMSPAYTQQTSSAMGLGSMASVCKTEPSSPPPAITSHSQRACLGDLRDMISMYLPPGGESAEHSALQTSRLHSVHPHYQSAGTGVNGTLPLTHI